A region of Enoplosus armatus isolate fEnoArm2 chromosome 14, fEnoArm2.hap1, whole genome shotgun sequence DNA encodes the following proteins:
- the LOC139296752 gene encoding zinc finger protein ZFMSA12A — MEGPLPLSSLRLLVPPLRVMSAVMWKVVCLRNIKHYGKVEEFLSLVTEAIPDILTDRQMRLLTLGLRAKMTLQMLSSEQSEDLRGVKTHLDSLLPSSSKQVHPGSEALEDNFVILVQRLLEDPKGKEHFLENVFPVEYGPDFDAALETLVCEFFTRLEELLLIPDFKQTAVWISDTPSVLEECMQCVSKADDLKALLRSRLHCGKMAKMDSGVPSPSEQRLFSSLSLPPSLRETNAKDVESNTQTFENQRESEGISPQEAGDMGIQDARWPSEEETNIRDSSNAEQTTGGKCSDSVPDVHIVEENDDRASATRRAPSTSAETPVLSSSMIGPPRQRVAHKCTQCGKCFIYRYELLEHQRLHTGENPYRCSQCGKAFRRTSDLSTHRRTQCIKAAYICIKCGNSFQSTQDKFRHECVHSVQKFDCSQCGKSFKKMHLLGKHELTHTQNRIFTCRQCGEVYPSMSELRSHQKIHPPELSNQCMQCGKFFSSVACLTAHELRHRQQRTQICARCGKAFKNKHDLNLHMRSHTGERPFQCTYCGKRFSVSGNLNIHIRTHTGEKPYLCSDCGKAFVSAGELQIHRRTHTGEKPYKCTVCGRGFTMASKVTLHMRVHTGERPHVCPECGKGFSRGSELKKHTMNHTGVRPYACQLCAKTYTCLNHLKRHLKTHSVVQNQSV, encoded by the exons ATGG AGGGTCCCCTGCCCCTGTCCTCACTGAGGCTCCTGGTGCCACCTCTGCGGGTGATGTCGGCTGTGATGTGGAAGGTGGTTTGTCTGAGGAACATCAAGCATTATGGGAAAGTGGAGGAGTTTTTGTCCTTGGTAACAGAAGCCATCCCTGACAtcttgacagacagacagatgagactGCTCACTCTGGGCTTAAGAGCAAAG ATGACATTACAGATGTTAAGTTCTGAACAGTCAGAGGATCTCAGAGGTGTTAAAACACACTTGGACAGCCTCCTGCCATCTAGCTCAAAACAG GTTCATCCAGGAAGTGAAGCTCTTGAAGACAACTTTGTCATACTTGTTCAAAGACTCCTGGAGGACCCAAAGGGGAAAGAGCACTTCCTCGag AATGTGTTTCCTGTGGAGTATGGGCCTGACTTTGACGCCGCTCTGGAGACCCTGGTTTGTGAGTTCTTCACCAGACTGGAAGAGTTGCTGCTTATTCCAGACTTTAAGCAG aCTGCAGTGTGGATCAGTGATACACCCTCTGTGCTAGAAGAGTGCATGCAGTGTGTATCCAAAGCAGATGACCTTAAAGCACTGCTCAGAAGCAGGCTCCACTGTGGTAAAATGGCCAAGATGGATAGTGGTG TGCCCTCTCCCTCAGAGCAGCGGCTCTTCTCATCattatctctccctccttcactgcGAGAGACCAACGCCAAAGATGTggaatcaaacacacaaacatttgaaaaccaAAGAGAATCTGAGGGGATTTCTCCTCAGGAGGCCGGAGATATGGGGATACAGGATGCAAGATGGCCatctgaggaggaaacaaacattCGGGACAGCAGCAATGCAGAGCAAACAACAGGAGGGAAATGCAGCGACAGCGTTCCTGATGTTCACATTGTGGAGGAGAACGATGACCGAGCTTCAGCCACCCGCCGGGCTCCATCTACTTCTGCTGAGACTCCAGTATTGTCCAGCTCTATGATTGGCCCTCCACGGCAGAGAGTCGCACACAAATGCACTCAGTGTGGAAAGTGCTTCATTTACCGCTATGAACTCCTGGAGCATCAGAGGCTGCACACGGGAGAAAACCCTTACAGGTGCTCTCAGTGCGGTAAGGCCTTTAGGAGGACCTCTGACCTGTCCACTCACAGGCGGACACAGTGCATAAAAGCAGCTTATATTTGCATCAAATGTGGGAATAGCTTTCAATCTACACAGGACAAATTTAGACACGAGTGTGTTCATAGTGTCCAGAAGTTTGACTGTTCTCAGTGCGGAAAAAGCTTTAAGAAAATGCACTTGCTGGGTAAGCATGAGCTGACTCACACCCAGAACCGTATCTTCACATGCAGACAGTGTGGGGAAGTGTACCCCAGTATGAGTGAGCTGAGGTCTCACCAGAAGATTCACCCTCCCGAGCTGTCCAACCAGTGCATGCAGTGTGGGAAATTCTTCAGCTCTGTTGCCTGTCTGACAGCCCACGAGCTGCGGCACAGGCAGCAGAGAACGCAGATTTGTGCCCGTTGTGGCAAAGCTTTCAAGAACAAACATGACCTGAACCTTCACATGCGTAGTCACACAGGCGAGAGGCCGTTTCAGTGCACGTACTGCGGGAAACGTTTCTCTGTGTCAGGAAACCTGAACATCCACATAAGGACCCACACTGGAGAGAAGCCGTATCTGTGCTCTGACTGTGGCAAGGCTTTCGTTTCAGCCGGCGAGCTGCAGATACACAGACGCACCCACACGGGGGAGAAGCCATACAAGTGCACTGTATGTGGGAGAGGATTCACCATGGCGAGCAAAGTGACCCTTCACATGCGCGTTCACACCGGGGAGCGCCCTCATGTCTGCCCTGAGTGTGGGAAGGGTTTTTCACGTGGCAGCGAATTGAAAAAACACACCATGAACCATACAGGGGTTCGGCCCTACGCTTGTCAGCTGTGCGCAAAGACTTACACGTGCCTCAATCACCTGAAGAGACACTTGAAAACTCACAGTGTAGTCCAAAACCAGTCTGTCTAA
- the LOC139296751 gene encoding zinc finger protein 11-like, which translates to MNDMEFSVPLSSLALLVPPLRLMSAVMWEVVRQRNIKHYGKLEEFVSMVTDAVPELMSKREGRLLSLGLRARTTLELLRSEHPEDLKAVETHLNRIRSSCIEETNDPVIEAPEANFMKLVQGLIEDTDGREHFLKNVFPVEYGPDFDTALETLVCEFFTRLEELLPIPDFKQTASWISAAPSVLEEYMQCVSNGEDLKFLLQSKQCHGKLAKSSVAPFQSDDLLIPSLCLPPSLEVAIASHPSACDDENNDVPQIVMFDEELSTNPSTSADFPESPKRTDIPSSPRRRQQSGMHKCPECDKCFKHHSVLIEHQRVHSGLQPYNCSECGRAFRTATLLAGHRLRKCKNAAYLCIKCGNSFPTSLDKFRHHCPKRGRNYDCGHCGKSFQKSSSLKEHLLTHVQSRLFKCSHCGAGFSGIGDLKYHQQVDHDKPYQCKQCGKSFISSKCLAKHQQRHEEVGEMETVKLMSGGKHRKSGFTHRTSSASSRKTSVKALFPRGRVTHNCPLCGRSFKYRFEFLEHQRFHTAVKPYKCSQCGKAFRTEAHLSGHRKRKCKNAAHICTKCGCQFRSLHERVRHQCVQLLTKYECSHCGKTFKMAHLLRNHQMSEHQLPYSPNHRFRCRYCDETFPGISELKYHQRVDHEKPYQCQECGKCFLSEKCLANHELRHNDDRPESCLVCGRGFRNRYDLKQHMRTHTGERPYQCTHCSQCFSTAGGLRSHTRVHTGEKPHVCPDCGKAFSQMGAMRTHRLTHTGERPFKCTVCGKGFTMAHKVTVHMRVHTGERPYVCSQCGKAFSDGSVLKQHMLNHSGVRPYHCQICPKTYTCLNHLRRHLKSHSNMN; encoded by the exons ATGAACGACATGG AATTCAGCGTCCCCCTGTCCTCGCTGGCACTCCTGGTCCCACCACTTCGGCTGATGTCAGCAGTGATGTGGGAAGTGGTGCGCCAGCGGAACATCAAGCACTATGGGAAACTGGAGGAGTTTGTGTCCATGGTGACGGATGCAGTTCCTGAACTGATGAGCAAAAGAGAAGGGAGACTGCTCTCATTGGGCCTGAGAGCAAGG ACGACTCTTGAACTGCTGCGTTCTGAACACCCTGAAGATCTCAAGGCTGTTGAGACCCACCTCAACCGAATCCGATCTTCTTGCATTGAGGAG ACAAATGATCCCGTAATTGAAGCACCAGAGGCAAACTTTATGAAGCTGGTGCAAGGCCTCATTGAAGACACTGATGGCAGAGAACACTTCCTCAAG AATGTGTTTCCAGTGGAGTATGGCCCAGACTTCGACACAGCACTGGAGACGCTGGTTTGTGAATTCTTCACcaggctggaggagctgctgccaaTACCAGATTTCAAACAG ACTGCATCCTGGATCAGTGCTGCCCCCTCTGTCTTAGAGGAGTACATGCAGTGTGTCTCAAATGGAGAGGACCTTAAATTTCTTCTGCAAAGCAAGCAGTGCCATGGGAAATTAGCTAAGAGTAGTGTTG CCCCATTTCAGTCAGATGATCTCCTCATTCCCTCCCTGTGTCTCCCTCCATCGCTGGAAGTGGCCATCGCTTCCCACCCGAGTGCTTgcgatgatgaaaataatgacGTCCCTCAGATTGTCATGTTCGACGAGGAACTGTCTACAAACCCTTCCACCTCAGCTGACTTTCCCGAATCGCCAAAAAGGACAGACATCCCATCGTCTCCTCGCAGGAGGCAGCAGTCGGGGATGCATAAATGCCCCGAGTGCGACAAATGCTTCAAGCATCACTCTGTCCTCATCGAACACCAGAGAGTCCACAGCGGGCTGCAGCCTTACAACTGCTCAGAGTGTGGGAGGGCTTTCAGAACAGCCACTCTGCTGGCTGGTCACAGGCTACGGAAGTGCAAAAATGCTGCGTATCTGTGCATTAAATGTGGGAACAGTTTCCCAACGTCACTGGACAAATTCAGACACCATTGCCCAAAACGGGGCCGTAACTACGATTGTGGGCACTGCGGAAAGAGTTTTCAAAAGTCCAGCAGCTTAAAGGAACACCTGCTAACTCACGTCCAAAGCCGCCTGTTCAAGTGCAGTCACTGCGGGGCCGGTTTTTCAGGAATCGGTGACCTGAAGTATCATCAGCAGGTAGACCATGATAAGCCTTATCAGTGTAAGCAATGTGGAAAGAGCTTTATCTCCTCCAAGTGTCTGGCCAAACATCAACAACGGCACGAAGAGGTCGGTGAAATGGAGACCGTCAAATTAATGAGTGGAGGTAAACACAGGAAGAGTGGCTTCACTCATCGGACTTCCTCGGCATCCTCCAGGAAAACGTCGGTCAAAGCTCTCTTCCCACGAGGACGAGTCACGCACAACTGTCCGCTGTGTGGAAGGAGCTTTAAGTATCGGTTTGAATTTCTGGAACATCAGAGGTTCCACACTGCGGTGAAGCCTTACAAATGCTCTCAGTGTGGCAAAGCCTTTCGCACAGAAGCTCACCTGTCCGgccacaggaagaggaagtgtaAAAACGCTGCCCACATTTGCACCAAGTGCGGCTGTCAGTTCAGGTCTCTGCACGAGCGGGTCAGACACCAGTGTGTCCAGCTGCTGACAAAATACGAATGTTCTCACTGTGGAAAGACCTTCAAGATGGCCCACCTGCTGAGGAACCATCAGATGAGTGAACACCAGCTCCCCTACAGCCCCAACCATCGCTTCAGGTGCAGATACTGTGATGAGACTTTCCCTGGCATCAGCGAGCTGAAGTACCACCAGAGAGTCGACCACGAGAAACCCTATCAGTGTCAGGAATGTGGcaagtgtttcctgtctgaaaaATGCCTGGCCAATCACGAGCTGCGACACAACGATGACCGACCGGAGAGCTGCCTCGTCTGTGGCCGCGGCTTCAGGAACCGCTACGACTTGAAGCAGCACATGCGCACTCACACGGGAGAGCGACCTTACCAGTGCACTCACTGTTCACAGTGTTTCTCCACAGCAGGAGGACTGAGGAGTCACACCAGGGTTCACACCGGCGAGAAGCCGCATGTTTGCCCAGATTGCGGCAAGGCTTTCTCCCAGATGGGTGCAATGCGCACCCACAGGCTCACCCACACAGGAGAGAGGCCATTCAAGTGCACAGTGTGTGGTAAAGGCTTTACGATGGCACACAAGGTAACTGTTCACATGCGCGTGCATACAGGAGAGCGGCCGTACGTGTGCTCGCAGTGTGGGAAAGCCTTTTCAGATGGAAGCGTACTGAAGCAGCACATGCTGAACCACTCAGGGGTGAGACCGTACCACTGCCAAATCTGTCCCAAGACCTACACCTGTCTGAACCACCTGAGGAGGCACCTGAAAAGCCACTCCAACATGAACTGA